In Heteronotia binoei isolate CCM8104 ecotype False Entrance Well chromosome 4, APGP_CSIRO_Hbin_v1, whole genome shotgun sequence, a genomic segment contains:
- the GDNF gene encoding glial cell line-derived neurotrophic factor isoform X3, with protein MPENYPKHLGDVVDFIQATIKRLKRSPDKPAQFFSRRERNRQKKTNNSSSRKGRRGPKAKNRDCVLQEIHLNVTDLGLGYPTKEELIFRYCSGTCESSVTLYDQILNNLTQNRKLVSDKIRPQPCCRPIAFDDDLSFLDDDLTTYHILRKHSAKKCGCV; from the coding sequence ATGCCTGAGAATTATCCCAAGCATCTTGGAGATGTAGTGGATTTTATTCAAGCGACCATCAAAAGACTGAAGAGGTCACCTGATAAACCAGCTCAGTTTTTTTCTAGACGGGAAAGAAACCGCCAAAAGAAGACGAATAATTCCAGCAGCAGAAAGGGACGGAGAGGCCCAAAGGCCAAAAACCGGGATTGTGTCTTACAAGAGATACACTTAAACGTGACTGACTTGGGTTTGGGGTATCCCACCAAAGAAGAGCTCATTTTCCGATACTGTAGCGGGACATGTGAGTCCTCTGTAACCCTGTACGACCAAATTTTAAACAACTTAACTCAAAATAGAAAGTTGGTCAGTGACAAAATCAGACCACAGCCTTGCTGCAGGCCCATTGCTTTTGACGATGACCTTTCGTTTTTGGACGATGACCTAACAACTTATCATATATTAAGAAAACATTCCGCTAAAAAATGTGGATGCGTGTGA
- the GDNF gene encoding glial cell line-derived neurotrophic factor isoform X2 codes for MKLWDVVAVCVVLLNTVSTFPLPAANMPENYPKHLGDVVDFIQATIKRLKRSPDKPAQFFSRRERNRQKKTNNSSSRKGRRGPKAKNRDCVLQEIHLNVTDLGLGYPTKEELIFRYCSGTCESSVTLYDQILNNLTQNRKLVSDKIRPQPCCRPIAFDDDLSFLDDDLTTYHILRKHSAKKCGCV; via the exons ATGAAGTTATGGGATGTGGTGGCTGTCTGCGTGGTGCTACTCAACACTGTCTCCACCTTTCCTCTTCCCGCTG CTAACATGCCTGAGAATTATCCCAAGCATCTTGGAGATGTAGTGGATTTTATTCAAGCGACCATCAAAAGACTGAAGAGGTCACCTGATAAACCAGCTCAGTTTTTTTCTAGACGGGAAAGAAACCGCCAAAAGAAGACGAATAATTCCAGCAGCAGAAAGGGACGGAGAGGCCCAAAGGCCAAAAACCGGGATTGTGTCTTACAAGAGATACACTTAAACGTGACTGACTTGGGTTTGGGGTATCCCACCAAAGAAGAGCTCATTTTCCGATACTGTAGCGGGACATGTGAGTCCTCTGTAACCCTGTACGACCAAATTTTAAACAACTTAACTCAAAATAGAAAGTTGGTCAGTGACAAAATCAGACCACAGCCTTGCTGCAGGCCCATTGCTTTTGACGATGACCTTTCGTTTTTGGACGATGACCTAACAACTTATCATATATTAAGAAAACATTCCGCTAAAAAATGTGGATGCGTGTGA
- the GDNF gene encoding glial cell line-derived neurotrophic factor isoform X1, whose product MKLWDVVAVCVVLLNTVSTFPLPAGKTPPEKARSVPGGTEEEHSSSKPLTPFAGPMDSNMPENYPKHLGDVVDFIQATIKRLKRSPDKPAQFFSRRERNRQKKTNNSSSRKGRRGPKAKNRDCVLQEIHLNVTDLGLGYPTKEELIFRYCSGTCESSVTLYDQILNNLTQNRKLVSDKIRPQPCCRPIAFDDDLSFLDDDLTTYHILRKHSAKKCGCV is encoded by the exons ATGAAGTTATGGGATGTGGTGGCTGTCTGCGTGGTGCTACTCAACACTGTCTCCACCTTTCCTCTTCCCGCTGGTAAGACACCTCCTGAGAAGGCCCGCTCAGTGCCAGGAGGGACTGAAGAAGAACACTCCTCCAGCAAGCCGCTGACTCCTTTTGCTGGCCCAATGGACT CTAACATGCCTGAGAATTATCCCAAGCATCTTGGAGATGTAGTGGATTTTATTCAAGCGACCATCAAAAGACTGAAGAGGTCACCTGATAAACCAGCTCAGTTTTTTTCTAGACGGGAAAGAAACCGCCAAAAGAAGACGAATAATTCCAGCAGCAGAAAGGGACGGAGAGGCCCAAAGGCCAAAAACCGGGATTGTGTCTTACAAGAGATACACTTAAACGTGACTGACTTGGGTTTGGGGTATCCCACCAAAGAAGAGCTCATTTTCCGATACTGTAGCGGGACATGTGAGTCCTCTGTAACCCTGTACGACCAAATTTTAAACAACTTAACTCAAAATAGAAAGTTGGTCAGTGACAAAATCAGACCACAGCCTTGCTGCAGGCCCATTGCTTTTGACGATGACCTTTCGTTTTTGGACGATGACCTAACAACTTATCATATATTAAGAAAACATTCCGCTAAAAAATGTGGATGCGTGTGA